In Carya illinoinensis cultivar Pawnee chromosome 9, C.illinoinensisPawnee_v1, whole genome shotgun sequence, the following are encoded in one genomic region:
- the LOC122277640 gene encoding premnaspirodiene oxygenase-like: MALQYSLALITTFFLLLLPLIWLIKRCRRSAKVQKLPGPWKLPLIGNLHNLVGSLPHHALRELARKYGPLMHLQLGEVSAVVATSPRIAREFLKTHDLALGKRQEVISAKTLTYDGSDIVFSPFGDYWRQMRKACVMELLSAKRVQSFSSLREDEVCKLIESIRLSSGSPINFTEKIYSLTSTIVCKAAFGSKCKDPDPFISLTREAISALGSFDLADLFPSQKFLRVITGTKTKVEEMHRKLDRILENIIHEHKENQKSAAISEVERGQEDLVDFLLRLQQSSGPEVPITTKNIKAVIWDMFAAGTDTSSTTVVWGMLEMMRNPTVLEKAQAEIRQAFGGKKKIHEKDVGNLSYLKLVIQETLRLHPPLPVLFPRECTEPCEIDGYEIPVKTKVIINAWAIARDPAYWNHAESFMPERFAGSSTDFRGTSFEFIPFGAGRRMCPGISFGLANVELPLAQLLYHFDWELPGRTKPEDLDMSETVGAVAARKKPLYMIATAFTPPVDESRG; the protein is encoded by the exons ATGGCACTCCAATATTCCTTGGCTCTCATCACCACATTCTTCCTCCTTCTCCTTCCTTTGATTTGGCTCATAAAGAGATGCAGAAGATCGGCCAAAGTTCAGAAATTGCCCGGACCCTGGAAATTACCACTTATTGGGAACTTGCACAACTTGGTTGGATCCCTACCACACCATGCTCTACGAGAACTGGCTAGAAAATATGGACCGCTCATGCACCTGCAACTGGGTGAAGTATCTGCAGTTGTGGCGACATCCCCCAGGATAGCCAGAGAGTTCTTAAAGACTCATGACCTCGCCTTGGGGAAGAGGCAAGAAGTTATTTCAGCTAAGACTTTGACATATGATGGCTCAGACATTGTCTTTTCTCCATTCGGTGATTATTGGAGGCAAATGCGAAAAGCTTGCGTCATGGAACTCCTGAGTGCCAAGAGGGTCCAATCCTTTTCTTCTCTTCGAGAAGATGAGGTTTGTAAACTCATCGAGTCCATCCGCTTATCTTCAGGATCACCGATCAATTTTACAGAAAAGATTTATTCTTTAACGAGTACCATCGTATGCAAGGCAGCTTTTGGCAGCAAATGCAAAGATCCTGATCCATTTATATCTTTGACTAGGGAAGCAATATCCGCATTAGGAAGCTTTGACTTGGCCGATTTGTTTCCTTCACAGAAATTTCTTCGTGTGATTACTGGAACGAAAACTAAAGTAGAGGAGATGCATCGGAAGCTTGACAGGATCTTGGAGAACATCATCCATGAGCACAAGGAGAACCAGAAGAGTGCAGCAATTAGCGAGGTTGAACGGGGGCAGGAAGATCTTGTTGACTTTCTTTTGCGCCTTCAGCAAAGTAGTGGCCCTGAGGTCCCCATTACAACTAAGAACATAAAGGCTGTCATCTGG GACATGTTTGCTGCCGGAACTGATACTTCATCAACCACGGTTGTTTGGGGTATGTTAGAAATGATGAGGAACCCTACAGTTCTGGAGAAGGCACAAGCTGAGATAAGACAAGCCTTcggaggaaagaaaaagatccATGAGAAAGACGTTGGGAATCTAAGTTACTTAAAGTTAGTGATTCAAGAAACTCTGAGGTTACACCCACCACTTCCCGTGTTATTCCCAAGAGAATGTACAGAGCCATGCGAAATTGATGGATATGAGATACCCGTCAAGACTAAAGTCATCATAAATGCATGGGCAATTGCAAGAGATCCTGCATATTGGAATCATGCTGAGAGTTTCATGCCAGAGAGGTTTGCTGGTAGTTCAACTGATTTCAGAGGGACTAGCTTTGAATTTATCCCGTTTGGTGCAGGGAGGAGGATGTGCCCAGGAATATCATTTGGTCTTGCcaatgttgaacttcctctagcTCAACTGCTGTATCATTTCGATTGGGAACTCCCAGGCAGGACGAAACCAGAGGATCTGGACATGAGTGAAACCGTTGGTGCTGTTGCCGCGAGGAAAAAACCCTTGTATATGATTGCAACTGCATTTACTCCTCCAGTTGACGAATCCCGCGGCTGA
- the LOC122275416 gene encoding premnaspirodiene oxygenase-like, with amino-acid sequence MALQYSLALITTFFLLLLPLIWLIKRCRRSAKVQKLPPGPWKLPLIGNLHNLVGSLPHHALRELARKYGPLMHLQLGEVSAVVATSPRIAREFLKTHDLALGKRQEVFSAKTLTYDGSDIVFSPFGDYWRQMRKVCVMELLSAKRVQSFSSLREDEVCNLIESIRLYSGSPINFTEKIYSLTSTIVCKAAFGSKCKDPDVFISLTREAISAGGGFDLADLFPSQKFLRVITGKKTKVEEMHRKLDRILENIIHEHKENQMSAAISEVEPGQEDLVDFLLRLQQSSGLEVPITTKNIKAVIWDMFAAGTDTSSTTVVWGMLEMMRNPTVLEKAQAEIRQAFGGKKKIHEKDVGNLSYLKLVIQETLRLHPPLPVLIPRECTEPCEIDGYEIPVKTKVIINAWAIARDPAYWNHAESFMPERFAGSSTDFRGTSFEFIPFGAGRRMCPGLSFGLANVELPLAQLLYHFDWELPGRTKPEDLDMSETVGAVAARKKPLYMIATAFTPPVDESRG; translated from the exons ATGGCACTCCAATATTCCTTGGCTCTCATCACCACATTCTTCCTCCTTCTCCTTCCTTTGATTTGGCTCATAAAGAGATGCAGAAGATCGGCCAAAGTTCAGAAATTGCCCCCGGGACCCTGGAAATTACCACTTATTGGGAACTTGCACAACTTGGTTGGATCCCTACCACACCATGCTCTACGAGAACTGGCTAGAAAATATGGACCGCTCATGCACCTGCAACTGGGTGAAGTATCTGCAGTTGTGGCGACATCCCCCAGGATAGCCAGAGAGTTCTTAAAGACCCATGACCTCGCCTTGGGGAAGAGGCAAGAAGTTTTTTCAGCAAAGACCTTGACCTATGATGGCTCAGACATTGTCTTTTCTCCATTCGGTGATTATTGGAGGCAAATGCGAAAAGTTTGCGTCATGGAACTCCTGAGTGCCAAGAGGGTCCAATCCTTTTCTTCTCTTCGAGAAGATGAGGTTTGTAATCTCATCGAGTCCATCCGCTTATATTCAGGATCACCGATCAATTTTACAGAAAAGATTTATTCTTTAACAAGTACCATCGTATGCAAGGCAGCTTTCGGCAGCAAATGCAAAGATCCTGATGTATTTATATCTTTGACTAGGGAAGCAATATCCGCAGGAGGAGGCTTTGACTTGGCCGATTTGTTTCCTTCACAGAAATTTCTTCGTGTGATTACTGGAAAGAAAACTAAAGTAGAGGAGATGCATCGGAAGCTTGACAGGATCTTGGAAAACATCATCCATGAGCACAAGGAGAACCAGATGAGTGCAGCAATTAGCGAGGTTGAACCGGGGCAGGAAGATCTTGTTGACTTTCTTTTGCGCCTTCAGCAAAGCAGTGGCCTTGAGGTCCCCATTACAACTAAGAACATAAAGGCTGTCATCTGG GACATGTTTGCTGCCGGAACTGATACTTCATCAACCACGGTTGTTTGGGGTATGTTAGAAATGATGAGAAACCCTACAGTTCTGGAGAAGGCACAAGCTGAGATAAGACAAGCCTTcggaggaaagaaaaagatccATGAGAAAGACGTTGGGAATCTAAGTTACTTAAAGTTAGTGATTCAAGAAACTCTGAGGTTACACCCACCTCTTCCCGTGTTAATCCCAAGAGAATGTACAGAGCCATGCGAAATTGATGGATATGAGATACCCGTCAAGACTAAAGTCATCATAAATGCATGGGCAATTGCAAGAGATCCTGCATATTGGAATCATGCTGAGAGTTTCATGCCAGAGAGGTTTGCTGGTAGTTCAACTGATTTCAGAGGGACTAGCTTTGAATTTATCCCGTTTGGTGCAGGGAGGAGGATGTGCCCGGGATTATCATTTGGTCTTGCcaatgttgaacttcctctagcTCAACTGCTGTATCATTTCGATTGGGAACTCCCAGGCAGGACGAAACCAGAGGATCTGGACATGAGTGAAACCGTTGGTGCTGTTGCCGCGAGGAAAAAACCCTTGTATATGATTGCAACTGCATTTACTCCTCCAGTTGACGAATCCCGCGGCTGA
- the LOC122277641 gene encoding serine acetyltransferase 1, chloroplastic-like — MAVCAVNSGTETSTSSFSLDSNHSQVSNTCCRPLFCRSNFSNIVSCIASNRAAGNKLSNASKIFLPNEDEEEQDVLWLKIREEALHDIEQEHVLHEYYYSSILSHVSLESALADNLGMKLGNAHITSDTLKGILLSVFAEDHEIRRAIREDLRAVRERDPACLGYAHCLLNFKGFLACQVHRAAHKLWSTGRKAMAVLLQSRTSEVFTVDIHPGARIGVGVLLDHATGIVIGETAIIGDNVTILHNVTLGGTGKLSGDRHPKIGDGVFIGAGTKVLGNIVIGEGAKIGAGAVVLKDVPPKATSVGNPARLIGGKQKPIK; from the coding sequence ATGGCGGTTTGTGCTGTTAATTCAGGAACTGAAACTTCGACCAGTTCTTTTTCTTTGGACTCCAACCACAGTCAGGTGAGTAATACTTGTTGCCGGCCCCTATTTTGCAGATCCAatttctcaaatattgtttcatgtATAGCCAGCAACCGGGCTGCCGGGAATAAACTTTCAAATGCCTCGAAAATCTTTCTGCCCAATGaggatgaagaagaacaagacgTGCTTTGGTTGAAAATTAGAGAGGAAGCTTTGCATGATATTGAACAAGAGCATGTATTGCATGAATACTATTACTCATCTATACTGTCACATGTTTCACTAGAGAGCGCGTTGGCGGATAACCTAGGGATGAAGTTGGGAAATGCACATATTACTAGTGATACGCTTAAGGGTATTCTCTTGAGCGTTTTTGCTGAAGATCACGAGATCAGGAGAGCCATCAGGGAGGATCTCAGAGCTGTAAGAGAACGAGACCCGGCCTGCCTCGGTTATGCGCATTGCTTGTTGAATTTTAAAGGTTTTCTTGCATGCCAAGTGCATAGGGCGGCACATAAACTGTGGTCAACAGGTAGGAAAGCCATGGCAGTTCTGCTTCAGAGTCGGACATCTGAGGTTTTTACGGTGGATATTCATCCTGGAGCTAGAATTGGAGTGGGGGTGTTACTTGATCATGCCACAGGAATTGTGATTGGAGAGACAGCAATCATAGGAGACAATGTTACAATTCTGCATAATGTGACATTAGGTGGGACAGGGAAACTTTCCGGGGACAGGCATCCTAAGATAGGCGATGGGGTTTTCATTGGTGCAGGAACTAAAGTTTTGGGTAACATAGTAATTGGAGAGGGTGCTAAAATTGGAGCAGGGGCAGTGGTTCTAAAGGATGTGCCTCCTAAGGCTACTAGTGTTGGAAACCCAGCTAGACTGATTGGAGGGAAACAGAAACCCATCAAGTGA